The following are encoded together in the Streptomyces sp. NBC_00358 genome:
- a CDS encoding TIGR03084 family metal-binding protein → MSDASSVVSVIGDLHRESEDLDRLVGELSEKQWALDTPAAGWTVAHQIAHLAWTDRSALLAVTDAGAFAKEVEKALASPDGFVDEGAEAGAAQPPALLLAGWREGRTALETALRAAPAGTRFPWYGPPMSAASVATGRLMETWAHGQDVADALGVVREPTDRLKHVVRIGVRARDFAFAVHGLAAPAEEFRVELDSPSGEMWAYGPADAAQRVTGPALDFCLLVTQRAHRADLAVRAAGPDADRWLDIAQSFAGPPGAGREPKETGR, encoded by the coding sequence GTGTCCGACGCGTCGTCCGTGGTCTCCGTGATCGGCGATCTGCACCGGGAGAGTGAGGATCTCGACCGGTTGGTGGGGGAGTTGAGCGAGAAGCAGTGGGCGCTCGACACGCCCGCCGCGGGCTGGACCGTCGCCCACCAGATCGCGCATCTCGCCTGGACCGACCGGTCCGCCCTGCTCGCCGTCACGGACGCCGGGGCCTTCGCGAAGGAGGTCGAGAAGGCGCTCGCCTCTCCCGACGGCTTCGTGGACGAGGGCGCGGAGGCGGGCGCCGCCCAGCCGCCCGCCCTGCTGCTCGCCGGCTGGCGCGAAGGGCGGACGGCCCTGGAGACGGCCCTGCGCGCGGCACCCGCCGGAACCAGGTTCCCCTGGTACGGCCCGCCCATGTCGGCCGCCTCCGTGGCGACCGGCCGGCTGATGGAGACCTGGGCGCACGGACAGGACGTCGCCGACGCGCTGGGTGTGGTGCGCGAACCCACCGACCGGCTGAAGCATGTGGTCCGCATTGGGGTGCGCGCCCGTGACTTCGCCTTCGCCGTGCACGGTCTCGCCGCACCCGCCGAAGAGTTCCGCGTGGAGCTGGACAGCCCCTCCGGCGAGATGTGGGCGTACGGCCCGGCCGACGCCGCGCAGCGCGTCACCGGACCCGCCCTCGACTTCTGCCTGCTGGTGACCCAGCGGGCCCACCGCGCCGACCTGGCCGTACGGGCGGCCGGTCCCGACGCCGACCGCTGGCTCGACATCGCCCAGTCCTTCGCCGGGCCGCCCGGCGCCGGGCGCGAGCCCAAGGAGACCGGCCGGTGA
- a CDS encoding acyclic terpene utilization AtuA family protein, whose translation MTPGAEKRPLRIGNASGFYGDRFDAMREMLTGGPLDVLTGDYLAELTMLILGRDRLKDPGRGYAKTFLRQLEECLGLAHERGVRLVTNAGGLNPAGLADAVRELAGRLGIPVRVAHVEGDDLTHRYPGSLAAHAYLGGAGIAACLREGADIVVTGRVTDAALVTGPAVAHFGWGPGDHDRLAGAVVAGHVLECGTQATGGNYAFFADHDPARLRHPGFPLAELHEDGSSVITKHDGTGGLVDVGTVTAQLLYETQGARYAGPDVTARLDTAVLTQEGPDRVRIEGVRGEAPPPTLKVGLNKLGGFRNEVVFVLTGLDIERKAELVKAQLETAFDTAKSRPAEVRWDLARTDHPDAPTEETASALLRLVVRDRDQSAVGRALSGAAVELALASYPGFHVMAPPGAGSPYGVFEDVYVPHGAVDHRAVLYDGRGIAVPPAQDTLVLETPEEPPLPEPLPVGPTRRAPLGLVAGARSGDKGGNANVGVWARTDDAWRWLAHHLTTDTFRGLLPETRELRVVRHVLPNLRALNFVVEGILGEGVASQARFDPQAKALGEWLRSRHLDIPEALL comes from the coding sequence GTGACCCCGGGAGCCGAGAAGCGCCCGCTGCGCATCGGTAACGCCTCCGGCTTCTACGGCGACCGCTTCGACGCGATGCGCGAGATGCTCACCGGCGGCCCGCTCGACGTCCTCACCGGCGACTACCTCGCCGAACTGACCATGCTCATCCTCGGCCGCGACCGGCTGAAGGACCCCGGACGCGGCTACGCCAAGACCTTTCTGCGCCAGTTGGAGGAGTGCCTCGGCCTCGCCCACGAGCGCGGCGTCCGCCTGGTCACCAACGCGGGCGGCCTGAACCCGGCCGGACTCGCCGACGCCGTGCGCGAGCTGGCCGGGCGTCTCGGCATCCCGGTCCGCGTGGCCCACGTCGAGGGCGACGACCTCACGCACCGGTACCCCGGCAGCCTCGCCGCCCACGCCTACCTGGGCGGAGCCGGCATCGCCGCCTGTCTGCGCGAGGGCGCGGACATCGTCGTCACCGGGCGTGTCACCGACGCGGCGCTGGTCACCGGCCCCGCCGTGGCCCACTTCGGCTGGGGGCCCGGTGACCACGACCGGCTCGCGGGCGCCGTCGTCGCCGGACACGTCCTGGAGTGCGGCACCCAGGCCACCGGCGGCAACTACGCCTTCTTCGCCGACCACGATCCGGCCCGGCTGCGCCACCCCGGCTTCCCGCTCGCCGAACTCCACGAGGACGGTTCGAGCGTCATCACCAAGCACGACGGCACCGGCGGCCTCGTCGACGTCGGCACGGTCACCGCGCAGCTCCTCTACGAGACCCAGGGCGCCCGGTACGCGGGCCCCGACGTCACCGCCCGCCTCGACACGGCCGTGCTCACGCAGGAGGGCCCGGACCGGGTCCGGATCGAGGGGGTGCGCGGTGAGGCCCCGCCGCCCACGCTCAAGGTCGGCCTCAACAAGCTGGGCGGATTCCGCAACGAGGTCGTCTTCGTGCTGACCGGCCTCGACATCGAACGCAAGGCGGAGCTCGTGAAGGCCCAGTTGGAGACCGCCTTCGACACCGCCAAGTCCCGCCCGGCGGAGGTCCGCTGGGACCTCGCCCGCACGGATCACCCCGACGCGCCCACCGAGGAGACCGCGAGCGCCCTGCTCCGCCTCGTCGTCCGCGACCGGGACCAGAGCGCGGTCGGCCGGGCGCTGAGCGGAGCCGCGGTGGAACTGGCGCTGGCGAGCTACCCCGGATTCCATGTGATGGCGCCACCTGGAGCGGGCTCGCCCTATGGGGTCTTCGAGGATGTGTACGTCCCCCATGGTGCCGTGGACCATAGGGCGGTCCTCTATGATGGGCGCGGGATCGCCGTGCCCCCGGCCCAGGACACGCTCGTACTGGAGACTCCCGAAGAACCGCCGCTGCCCGAGCCGTTGCCCGTGGGGCCGACCCGGCGGGCGCCGCTCGGGCTGGTCGCGGGGGCGCGCAGCGGGGACAAGGGCGGGAACGCGAATGTCGGCGTCTGGGCGCGCACGGACGACGCCTGGCGGTGGCTGGCCCATCACCTGACGACGGACACGTTCCGGGGTCTGCTGCCGGAGACCCGTGAACTGAGGGTCGTCCGGCACGTCCTGCCCAACCTGCGCGCCCTCAACTTCGTGGTGGAGGGCATCCTCGGCGAGGGCGTCGCGTCCCAGGCCCGTTTCGACCCCCAGGCCAAGGCCCTCGGCGAATGGCTCCGCTCCCGTCACCTGGATATCCCGGAGGCCCTGTTGTGA
- a CDS encoding acyl-CoA carboxylase subunit beta, translated as MTVFSSALDIKSPEYAAHRETMLGKLADLETEHAKALAGGGEKYVARHRKRGKLLARERIELLLDPDTPFLELSPLAAWGSDYAVGASLVTGIGVVEGVECLITANDPTVRGGASNPWSLKKALRANDIALANRLPCISLVESGGADLPSQKEIFIPGGAIFRDLTRLSAAGIPTVAVVFGNSTAGGAYVPGMSDHVIMVKEKAKVFLGGPPLVKMATGEESDDESLGGAEMHARVSGLADYFAVDERDALRQARRVVARLNHRKAYGDPAPAEPPKYDEDELLGIVPGDLKHPFDPREVIARIVDGSDFDEFKPLYGTSLTTGWASLHGYPVGILANAQGVLFSAESQKAAQFIQLANQRDIPLLFLHNTTGYMVGKEYEQGGIIKHGAMMINAVSNSRVPHLSVLMGASYGAGHYGMCGRAYDPRFLFAWPSAKSAVMGPQQLAGVLSIVARQSAAAKGHPYDDEADAALRAMVEQQIESESLPMFLSGRLYDDGVIDPRDTRTVLGLCLSAIHTAPFEGARGGFGVFRM; from the coding sequence GTGACCGTGTTTTCCTCCGCGCTCGACATCAAGTCCCCCGAGTACGCGGCCCATCGCGAGACGATGCTCGGCAAGCTCGCGGACCTGGAGACCGAGCACGCCAAGGCACTGGCGGGCGGCGGCGAGAAGTACGTCGCCCGGCACCGCAAGCGCGGCAAACTCCTGGCGCGTGAGCGGATCGAGCTGCTGCTCGACCCGGACACGCCCTTCCTGGAGCTGTCGCCGCTCGCCGCCTGGGGCAGCGACTACGCGGTGGGCGCCTCGCTCGTCACCGGTATCGGCGTGGTCGAGGGGGTCGAGTGCCTGATCACGGCGAACGACCCGACCGTGCGCGGCGGCGCGAGCAACCCCTGGAGCCTGAAGAAGGCGCTGCGGGCGAACGACATCGCGCTCGCGAACCGGCTGCCCTGCATCAGCCTGGTCGAGTCGGGCGGCGCGGACCTGCCGTCCCAGAAGGAGATCTTCATCCCCGGGGGCGCGATCTTCCGCGACCTCACCCGGTTGTCGGCGGCCGGAATCCCCACGGTGGCCGTGGTCTTCGGGAACTCGACGGCTGGCGGCGCCTACGTCCCCGGCATGTCCGACCACGTGATCATGGTCAAGGAGAAGGCGAAGGTCTTCCTCGGCGGGCCGCCGCTGGTGAAGATGGCCACGGGTGAGGAGAGCGACGACGAGTCGCTGGGCGGCGCGGAGATGCACGCGCGCGTGTCGGGCCTCGCGGACTACTTCGCCGTCGACGAGCGGGACGCGCTGCGCCAGGCCCGCCGGGTCGTCGCCCGGCTCAACCACCGCAAGGCGTACGGCGATCCGGCTCCGGCCGAGCCCCCCAAGTACGACGAGGACGAACTGCTGGGAATCGTCCCCGGCGATCTGAAGCACCCCTTCGACCCGCGCGAGGTGATCGCCCGGATCGTCGACGGCTCGGACTTCGACGAGTTCAAGCCGCTGTACGGGACGAGCCTGACCACCGGCTGGGCGAGTCTGCACGGCTATCCGGTCGGCATCCTCGCCAACGCGCAGGGCGTGCTGTTCAGCGCCGAGTCCCAGAAGGCCGCCCAGTTCATCCAGCTCGCCAACCAGCGCGACATCCCGCTGCTCTTCCTGCACAACACCACCGGCTACATGGTCGGCAAGGAGTACGAGCAGGGCGGCATCATCAAGCACGGCGCGATGATGATCAACGCGGTGAGCAACTCGCGGGTCCCGCATCTGTCGGTGCTGATGGGCGCCTCCTACGGAGCCGGCCACTACGGGATGTGCGGGCGCGCCTACGACCCGCGCTTCCTGTTCGCCTGGCCCAGCGCCAAGTCGGCCGTGATGGGCCCGCAGCAGCTCGCGGGCGTCCTGTCGATCGTCGCCCGGCAGTCGGCCGCCGCGAAGGGCCACCCGTACGACGACGAGGCCGACGCGGCGCTGCGCGCCATGGTGGAGCAGCAGATCGAGTCCGAGTCGCTGCCCATGTTCCTGTCCGGGCGGCTGTACGACGACGGGGTCATCGACCCGCGCGACACCCGCACCGTCCTCGGCCTGTGCCTGTCCGCGATCCACACGGCGCCCTTCGAGGGCGCGCGCGGTGGCTTCGGCGTCTTCCGGATGTGA
- a CDS encoding ATP-binding protein, with amino-acid sequence MISSLLVANRGEIACRVFRTCREAGVRTVAVHSDADENALHTRVADAAVRLPGATPSETYLRGDLIVRAALDAGADAVHPGYGFLSENADFARAVIDAGLVWVGPSPEAIEAMASKTRAKKLMGLAPLERVTAQDLPVLVKAAAGGGGRGMRIVRELDDLDAELEAARAEALSAFGDGEVFVEPYVEGGRHVEVQILADAHGTVWPLGTRDCSLQRRHQKVIEEAPAPGLGDELTNTLYELSVRAARAVDYVGAGTVEFLVADGTAHFLEMNTRLQVEHPVTEAVFGIDLVALQLRVAEGGRLENEPPPARGHAVEARLYAEDPAGAWAPQTGTLHRLAVPDGVRLDTGFTDGDSVSVHYDPMLAKVVAHGATRAEAVRRLAGALERATIHGPVTNRDLLVRSLRHEEFAGARMDTGFYDRHLGALTAPAPDPYAPLAAALADAHGRSRFGGWRNLASQPQTRRYRMHGEEHEAAYRHTRAGLTADGVRVVHADAGRVVLEVAGVRRTFEVARYADGQVFVNATALTELPRFPDPAADRAPGSLLAPMPGTVVRVAEGLAEGAVVRAGDPLLWLEAMKMEHRIAAPTAGTLTALHAVVGQQVEVGALLAVVREEAARDGDAHEPPEREQAEQEQAAGGGTR; translated from the coding sequence GTGATTTCGAGTCTGCTGGTCGCCAACCGGGGCGAGATCGCCTGCCGGGTCTTCCGCACCTGCCGCGAGGCCGGGGTGCGCACCGTCGCCGTCCATTCGGACGCCGACGAGAACGCCCTGCACACGCGAGTGGCGGACGCGGCGGTGCGGTTGCCGGGCGCGACGCCTTCGGAGACGTATCTGCGGGGGGATCTGATCGTGCGGGCCGCGCTCGACGCGGGCGCGGACGCGGTGCACCCGGGGTACGGGTTCCTGTCGGAGAACGCCGATTTCGCGCGGGCGGTGATCGACGCCGGGCTGGTGTGGGTCGGTCCGTCGCCCGAGGCGATCGAGGCGATGGCCTCCAAGACCCGGGCGAAGAAGCTGATGGGGCTCGCGCCCCTGGAGCGGGTCACCGCCCAGGACCTGCCGGTGCTGGTCAAGGCCGCCGCGGGCGGCGGCGGGCGCGGGATGCGGATCGTCCGCGAACTGGACGATCTGGACGCCGAGTTGGAGGCGGCCCGCGCGGAGGCGCTGAGTGCCTTCGGGGACGGTGAGGTGTTCGTCGAGCCGTACGTGGAGGGCGGCCGGCACGTCGAGGTGCAGATCCTGGCCGACGCGCACGGCACGGTCTGGCCGCTGGGCACCCGTGACTGCTCCCTCCAGCGCCGCCACCAGAAGGTGATCGAGGAGGCGCCCGCTCCCGGGCTCGGGGACGAACTCACGAACACGCTCTACGAGTTGTCGGTGCGCGCCGCGCGCGCCGTGGACTACGTGGGCGCCGGAACGGTCGAGTTCCTGGTCGCCGACGGCACCGCGCACTTCCTGGAGATGAACACCCGTCTCCAGGTCGAACACCCCGTGACGGAAGCGGTGTTCGGGATCGATCTGGTAGCGCTGCAACTGCGGGTCGCGGAGGGCGGGCGGCTGGAGAACGAGCCCCCGCCCGCACGCGGTCACGCGGTGGAGGCCCGGCTGTACGCGGAGGACCCGGCGGGCGCGTGGGCCCCGCAGACGGGCACCCTGCACCGGCTCGCCGTCCCGGACGGCGTCCGGCTGGACACCGGGTTCACCGACGGGGACTCCGTCTCCGTCCACTACGACCCGATGCTCGCGAAGGTCGTCGCGCACGGCGCCACCCGTGCGGAGGCCGTGCGGAGACTGGCGGGCGCCCTGGAGCGGGCCACGATCCACGGTCCGGTCACCAACCGGGACCTCCTCGTCCGGTCGCTGCGGCACGAGGAGTTCGCCGGGGCCCGGATGGACACCGGGTTCTACGACCGCCACCTCGGCGCGCTGACCGCGCCCGCCCCGGACCCGTACGCCCCGCTCGCCGCCGCCCTGGCGGACGCGCACGGCCGGTCGCGGTTCGGCGGCTGGCGGAACCTCGCGTCGCAGCCCCAGACCAGGCGCTACCGGATGCACGGCGAGGAGCACGAGGCCGCCTACCGGCACACGCGTGCGGGGCTCACCGCCGACGGGGTGCGCGTGGTGCACGCCGACGCGGGCCGGGTCGTCCTCGAAGTGGCCGGTGTGCGGCGGACGTTCGAGGTCGCGCGGTACGCCGACGGCCAGGTCTTCGTGAACGCCACCGCGCTCACCGAGCTCCCCCGCTTCCCCGATCCGGCCGCGGACCGGGCTCCGGGGTCGCTGCTCGCGCCGATGCCCGGCACCGTGGTCCGGGTCGCCGAGGGCCTGGCCGAGGGGGCCGTCGTACGGGCCGGAGACCCCCTGCTGTGGCTGGAGGCGATGAAGATGGAGCACAGGATCGCCGCGCCGACGGCGGGGACGCTCACCGCCCTGCACGCCGTCGTCGGGCAGCAGGTGGAGGTGGGCGCGCTGCTGGCCGTCGTGCGCGAGGAGGCGGCACGGGACGGGGACGCGCACGAACCGCCGGAGCGGGAACAGGCAGAGCAGGAACAGGCAGCCGGGGGCGGCACCCGGTGA
- a CDS encoding acyl-CoA dehydrogenase family protein encodes MSPVTETDEHKALRSAVAALGKRYGREYMTKTVAEGGHPDELWSEAGKLGYLGVNLPEEYGGGGGGIAELSIVLEELGAAGCPLLMLVVSPAICGTVIARFGTEEQKRQWLPGLSDGTRTMAFGITEPDAGSNSHRITTTARRDGTDWVLTGRKVFISGVDIADATLIVGRTEDARTGSLKPCLFIVPRDAEGFGRRQIDMELASAEKQFELTLDEVRLPADALVGDEDAGLLQLFAGLNPERVMTAAFAIGMGRFALARAVEYARDRTVWKAPIGAHQAIAHPLAQAHIELELARLMMQKAAFLYDSGDDIGAGEAANMAKYAAGEACVRAVDQAVHTLGGNGLTREFGLASLITAARVSRIAPVSREMILNYVSHQTLGLPKSY; translated from the coding sequence ATGAGCCCTGTCACAGAGACCGACGAACACAAGGCGCTCCGCTCCGCGGTCGCCGCGCTCGGCAAGCGCTACGGCCGCGAGTACATGACCAAGACCGTCGCCGAGGGCGGCCACCCCGACGAGCTCTGGTCCGAGGCGGGCAAGCTCGGCTACCTCGGGGTGAACCTGCCGGAGGAGTACGGCGGGGGAGGCGGCGGCATCGCGGAACTGTCCATCGTGCTGGAGGAGTTGGGCGCGGCGGGCTGTCCGCTGCTGATGCTCGTCGTCTCGCCCGCCATCTGCGGCACGGTCATCGCCCGCTTCGGCACCGAGGAGCAGAAGCGGCAGTGGCTGCCGGGCCTGTCGGACGGCACCCGCACCATGGCGTTCGGCATCACCGAGCCCGACGCCGGCTCCAACTCGCACCGGATCACCACCACGGCCCGCCGTGACGGCACCGACTGGGTCCTGACCGGCCGCAAGGTGTTCATCTCCGGTGTCGACATCGCCGACGCGACGCTCATCGTGGGCCGCACCGAGGACGCGCGCACCGGCAGCCTCAAGCCCTGCCTGTTCATCGTCCCGCGCGACGCCGAGGGCTTCGGGCGGCGCCAGATCGACATGGAACTGGCCAGCGCCGAGAAGCAGTTCGAGCTCACCCTGGACGAGGTGCGGCTGCCGGCCGACGCGCTGGTCGGCGACGAGGACGCGGGACTGCTGCAACTGTTCGCCGGGCTCAACCCGGAGCGGGTCATGACGGCCGCGTTCGCCATCGGCATGGGCCGCTTCGCACTCGCCAGGGCCGTCGAGTACGCACGCGACCGCACCGTCTGGAAGGCGCCGATCGGCGCCCACCAGGCCATCGCCCACCCTCTGGCGCAGGCCCACATCGAACTCGAACTGGCCCGTCTGATGATGCAGAAGGCGGCGTTCCTGTACGACTCGGGGGACGACATCGGGGCGGGAGAGGCCGCCAACATGGCCAAGTACGCTGCCGGGGAGGCCTGCGTGCGGGCCGTCGACCAGGCGGTGCACACCCTCGGAGGCAACGGCCTCACAAGGGAGTTCGGCCTGGCCTCGCTGATCACCGCGGCGCGCGTGTCTCGTATCGCACCGGTCAGCAGGGAGATGATTCTCAACTACGTCTCCCACCAGACCCTGGGCCTGCCCAAGTCGTACTGA
- a CDS encoding AMP-binding protein, translating to MFRSEYADVPAVEEPIHSAVLGRAAERGDRPALIDGVDGTTLTYGQLDLFHRRLAAALAEAGLRKGDVLALHSPNTIAFPTVFYAATRAGASVTTVHPLATPEEFAKQLKDSSARWIVTVSPLLEAATRAAELAGGVREIFVCDPAPGHRSLADLLGTGAPEPEVDIDPVEDVAVLPYSSGTTGVPKGVMLTHRSIATNLDQLSPAVPMGPDDRILAVLPFFHIYGLTALMNAPLRQGATVVVLPRFELDTFLGAVQEHRITALYVAPPIVLALAKHPAVAEYDLSSLRYIICSAAPLDAALAAACSARLGLPPVGQAYGMTELSPGTHIVPLSAENPPPGTVGKLVAGTEMRIVSLDDPDKDLGVGEAGEIVVRGPQVMKGYLGRPDATAAMIDPDGWLHTGDVGHVDADGWLFVVDRVKELIKYKGFQVAPAELEALLLTHPGIADAAVIGSYNEDNNEVPHAFVVRQPSAADLSEGEVMMYVAERVAPYKRVRLVTFIDTVPRAVSGKILRRELRGLS from the coding sequence GTGTTCCGCAGCGAGTACGCAGATGTACCGGCCGTCGAGGAACCCATCCACAGCGCCGTCCTGGGCCGCGCCGCGGAGCGCGGCGACAGGCCCGCGCTCATCGACGGCGTCGACGGCACCACGCTCACCTACGGCCAACTCGACCTGTTCCACCGGCGGCTGGCCGCCGCGCTCGCCGAGGCGGGACTGCGCAAGGGTGATGTGCTGGCGCTGCACAGCCCCAACACCATCGCCTTCCCGACGGTGTTCTACGCGGCCACGCGCGCGGGGGCGTCCGTCACGACGGTCCATCCGCTCGCCACGCCCGAGGAGTTCGCCAAACAGCTCAAGGACAGTTCGGCCCGCTGGATCGTCACCGTCTCGCCCCTGCTGGAGGCCGCCACCAGGGCCGCCGAACTCGCGGGCGGGGTGCGGGAGATCTTCGTGTGCGATCCGGCGCCGGGACACCGGTCGCTGGCCGACCTGCTGGGCACCGGCGCACCCGAACCGGAGGTCGACATCGACCCGGTGGAGGACGTGGCGGTACTCCCGTACTCCTCGGGCACCACGGGCGTCCCCAAGGGGGTGATGCTCACCCACCGCTCCATAGCCACCAACCTCGACCAGCTCTCACCGGCCGTCCCGATGGGCCCGGACGACCGCATCCTCGCCGTGCTGCCGTTCTTCCACATCTACGGACTGACGGCGCTGATGAACGCGCCCCTGCGACAGGGCGCCACCGTCGTCGTGCTGCCCCGCTTCGAACTCGACACGTTCCTGGGCGCCGTCCAGGAGCACCGCATCACCGCCCTGTACGTGGCGCCGCCGATCGTCCTCGCACTCGCCAAGCACCCGGCGGTCGCGGAGTACGACCTGTCCTCGCTGAGGTACATCATCTGCTCGGCCGCGCCCCTGGACGCCGCGCTGGCGGCCGCCTGTTCGGCCCGGCTCGGGCTGCCGCCGGTGGGTCAGGCGTACGGCATGACGGAGCTGTCGCCCGGCACGCACATCGTCCCGCTGAGCGCCGAGAACCCGCCCCCCGGGACGGTCGGCAAGCTCGTCGCCGGCACCGAGATGCGCATCGTCTCCCTCGACGACCCGGACAAGGACCTCGGTGTCGGGGAGGCCGGCGAGATCGTCGTCCGGGGACCCCAGGTCATGAAGGGCTATCTGGGCCGCCCCGACGCGACCGCCGCGATGATCGACCCGGACGGCTGGCTGCACACCGGCGACGTCGGTCATGTGGACGCGGACGGCTGGCTGTTCGTCGTGGACCGCGTCAAGGAACTCATCAAGTACAAGGGCTTCCAGGTCGCCCCCGCCGAACTGGAGGCGCTGCTGCTCACCCACCCCGGCATCGCCGACGCCGCCGTCATCGGGTCCTACAACGAGGACAACAACGAGGTCCCGCACGCCTTCGTGGTGCGCCAGCCCTCCGCCGCGGATCTCTCCGAGGGAGAGGTGATGATGTACGTCGCCGAGCGCGTCGCCCCGTACAAGCGGGTCCGGCTCGTCACCTTCATCGACACGGTCCCGAGGGCCGTCTCCGGGAAGATCCTGCGCCGCGAACTGCGAGGCCTGTCATGA
- a CDS encoding enoyl-CoA hydratase family protein: MTVVRTAHERAVTTLTLDSPDTRNALSAALVGELADALTRCGKDGDVRAVVLTHTGNTFCAGADLRDPPPPEAFVGLLRRIVELRKPVVARVEGHVRAGGLGLLGACDIAVAGPAASFAFTEVRIGVAPAVISLPLLPRADPRALARYYLTGERFDVAEAVRTGLLTAAGDDVDAVLAPVLDGLRRSSPDGLAETKSLLTAKVLETFDRDAADLTALSARLFSSAQAREGMTAFLERRDPAWVV; encoded by the coding sequence ATGACCGTCGTCCGCACCGCCCACGAGCGTGCCGTCACCACCCTCACCCTGGACTCGCCGGACACCCGCAACGCCCTGTCGGCCGCTCTCGTGGGCGAGCTGGCCGACGCCCTCACCCGGTGCGGCAAGGACGGCGACGTCCGCGCGGTCGTCCTGACCCACACCGGGAACACCTTCTGCGCGGGCGCCGACCTGCGCGACCCCCCGCCCCCGGAGGCCTTCGTCGGCCTGCTGCGGCGGATCGTCGAGCTGCGCAAGCCCGTCGTGGCCCGGGTGGAGGGACACGTCCGGGCGGGCGGCCTCGGCCTGCTCGGGGCCTGCGACATCGCGGTGGCGGGCCCGGCGGCGAGCTTCGCCTTCACCGAGGTACGGATCGGGGTCGCCCCCGCGGTGATCTCGCTCCCGCTGCTGCCCCGCGCCGACCCGCGCGCACTCGCCCGCTACTACCTCACCGGCGAGCGCTTCGACGTCGCGGAGGCGGTCCGCACCGGGCTCCTGACGGCGGCGGGCGACGACGTGGACGCCGTACTCGCGCCCGTTCTGGACGGGCTTCGCCGGTCCTCCCCGGACGGCCTCGCCGAGACGAAATCGCTGCTCACGGCTAAGGTGCTGGAGACCTTCGACCGGGACGCGGCGGACCTGACCGCGCTCTCGGCCCGGCTGTTCTCCTCCGCGCAGGCCCGTGAGGGGATGACGGCCTTCCTCGAACGACGGGATCCCGCATGGGTGGTGTGA
- a CDS encoding TetR/AcrR family transcriptional regulator yields MGGVSATEHAARPPHVPKQDRSRATRQRLLAAAVACLAEHGWAGSTVSVVAERAGVSRGAAQHHFPTREDLFTAAVEYVAEERSTALRALFPDGPADRRVVVAALVGLYTGPLFRAALHLWVAASNEDQLRSRVTELEARVGRESHRIAVDLLGADESRPGVRETVQGLLDMARGLGLANLLTDDAARRERVVAQWGAIVEETLG; encoded by the coding sequence ATGGGTGGTGTGAGCGCGACGGAACACGCGGCACGTCCTCCGCACGTCCCCAAACAGGACCGCAGCCGGGCCACCCGGCAGCGGCTCCTGGCCGCCGCCGTGGCCTGCCTCGCCGAGCACGGCTGGGCGGGTTCGACGGTCTCCGTCGTCGCCGAGCGCGCCGGGGTGTCCCGGGGGGCCGCCCAGCACCACTTCCCCACCCGCGAGGACCTGTTCACGGCGGCCGTCGAGTACGTCGCCGAGGAACGCTCCACCGCGCTGCGCGCCCTGTTCCCCGACGGGCCGGCCGACCGGCGGGTCGTCGTCGCAGCCCTCGTCGGCCTCTACACCGGGCCGTTGTTCCGTGCCGCCCTCCACCTGTGGGTCGCGGCCTCCAACGAGGACCAGCTCCGCTCCCGGGTGACCGAGCTCGAAGCCCGCGTCGGCCGCGAGAGCCACCGCATCGCGGTGGACCTGCTGGGCGCGGACGAATCCCGGCCCGGGGTGCGCGAGACGGTGCAGGGCCTGCTCGACATGGCGCGCGGGCTCGGCCTGGCGAACCTGCTCACCGACGACGCCGCGCGCCGCGAGCGGGTCGTGGCGCAGTGGGGGGCGATCGTGGAGGAGACGCTGGGCTGA
- the pdxH gene encoding pyridoxamine 5'-phosphate oxidase, with product MRAHYRAEGLDAGDLAAHPMEQFSRWFKQAAQAAVHGFVHEPNAMVVSTADAEGRPSSRTVLLKQYDEQGFVFYTNYDSRKARELAQNPYISLLFPWHPMARQVIVTGTARRTGRDETAAYFRTRPHGSQLGAWASTQSAVISSRTELDVSYAELSARHPEGEQVPVPPHWGGFRIAPQTVEFWQGRENRLHDRLRYVAEPDGSWRIERLSP from the coding sequence ATGCGGGCGCACTACCGCGCCGAGGGCCTCGACGCGGGCGATCTCGCCGCGCACCCCATGGAGCAGTTCTCCCGCTGGTTCAAGCAGGCGGCGCAGGCCGCGGTGCACGGTTTCGTGCACGAGCCGAACGCGATGGTCGTCTCCACGGCGGACGCCGAGGGCCGGCCCAGCTCCCGCACGGTGCTCCTCAAGCAGTACGACGAGCAGGGCTTCGTCTTCTACACCAACTACGACTCGCGCAAGGCCCGCGAGCTGGCCCAGAACCCGTACATCTCGCTGCTCTTCCCCTGGCACCCGATGGCCCGGCAGGTCATCGTCACCGGGACGGCGCGTCGCACGGGGCGGGACGAGACCGCCGCGTACTTCCGCACCCGCCCGCACGGCTCCCAGCTCGGCGCCTGGGCGAGCACCCAGTCCGCCGTCATCTCCTCGCGCACCGAACTGGACGTCTCGTACGCGGAGTTGAGCGCGCGCCATCCGGAGGGCGAGCAGGTGCCGGTGCCGCCGCACTGGGGCGGTTTCCGGATCGCCCCGCAGACGGTCGAGTTCTGGCAGGGCCGCGAGAACCGCCTCCACGACCGGCTCCGCTACGTGGCCGAGCCCGACGGAAGCTGGCGGATCGAGCGGCTCAGCCCCTGA